The following proteins are co-located in the Apium graveolens cultivar Ventura chromosome 5, ASM990537v1, whole genome shotgun sequence genome:
- the LOC141724341 gene encoding mitochondrial import inner membrane translocase subunit TIM17-2-like, translated as MGTPETSREPCPDRILDDIGGAFGMGAVGGATFHFLKGIYNSPKGERFFGGTQAVRMNAPRVGGSFAVWGGLFSTFDCTMVYVRQKEDPWNSIIAGAATGGFLQMRQGFGAASRSAAFGGVLLALIEGAGIMLNKVMSAQQNFPPMEEPLPNMPGIPGYQMGQLPGQAPINIEGMGSGASSTAATSSSSSSWFGGIFGGEKKPETSSSSGSKTEVLESFDAPSPPSFEYK; from the coding sequence ATGGGCACCCCTGAGACCTCTCGTGAACCTTGCCCTGATCGTATACTCGATGACATTGGTGGAGCTTTTGGCATGGGAGCTGTTGGAGGTGCAACTTTCCACTTTTTGAAAGGAATTTATAACTCGCCTAAAGGTGAACGCTTCTTTGGAGGTACTCAAGCAGTGCGAATGAATGCACCTCGCGTAGGAGGTAGTTTTGCTGTGTGGGGTGGCCTCTTCTCCACTTTTGACTGTACGATGGTCTATGTACGTCAAAAAGAGGATCCGTGGAATTCAATTATTGCTGGTGCGGCCACCGGGGGTTTCCTGCAGATGCGTCAGGGTTTTGGAGCTGCTTCCCGATCTGCAGCATTTGGTGGAGTATTGCTTGCTTTGATTGAAGGTGCTGGAATAATGCTGAACAAAGTAATGAGTGCGCAACAAAATTTTCCTCCAATGGAAGAGCCTTTACCTAACATGCCTGGTATTCCTGGATATCAAATGGGACAACTTCCTGGTCAAGCGCCAATCAATATAGAGGGCATGGGTAGTGGAGCATCATCGACAGCTGCAACATCGTCATCTTCTTCCTCATGGTTCGGTGGGATATTTGGTGGTGAAAAGAAGCCGGAGACAAGTTCAAGCAGTGGAAGCAAGACAGAGGTTCTGGAGAGTTTTGATGCTCCAAGCCCACCATCATTTGAGTACAAATGA